In one window of Miscanthus floridulus cultivar M001 chromosome 12, ASM1932011v1, whole genome shotgun sequence DNA:
- the LOC136496538 gene encoding receptor-like serine/threonine-protein kinase ALE2 isoform X2, whose protein sequence is MPPRGAALLLLVLCVQLGTSSSTTTSLASYLFGFWSRTHQHRFPALAPGPAPSPQPQGPIIAHPVHRHHRRRHHASPPPSSFSPERQDCSRTTCSAPLTSTPIGSPCGCVYPMQIQLDLGVAPYQLFPRIDELEIEVAAGTFLKQSQVRIMGAGSSLQDPEKTTVTIDLVPLGQKFDRTSALLISNRFLQKKVPINSSVFGDYVATYVHYPGLPSLVPIPGSLGPVSSNEDPSSANIHNRSHHKINSKMVAIIALSAVIFVLTCLAIGIVWRFNGLKHSHAMGPISSSSITRKGAMRSSFSGTSSSAASFASTIGTCTSTVKTFTITELEKATENFSFSKIIGEGGYGCVYRGVIEDGVEVAVKLLTRRHHNRDRDFIAEVEMLSRLHHRNLVKLIGICIERSTRCLVFELVPNGSVESRLHGPDKIYGPIDFDTRMKIALGAARGLAYLHEDANPHVIHRDFKASNVLLENDFTPKVADFGLAKEASDGVDHISTQVMGTFGYVAPEYAMTGHLLVKSDVYSYGVVLLELLSGRKPVDMTQPPGSENLVTWARPLLTTREGLQRLVDPSLPAGYDFEKLAKAAAIASMCVHVEASHRPFMGEVVQALKLIHSGGGGDETCSGSFGGGATEESPWNDVSRSSWNDDPPATPGPALPLGYGSDPAGADERRPRSASNAVLDKIESLAMYDWSGPLRTKGKHSFYRLRGSMSEHGRPSDDGSVEGYLM, encoded by the exons ATGCCGCCGCGGGGAGCGGCGCTACTCCTCCTCGTGCTCTGCG TGCAACTCGGAACATCAAGCTCTACAACTACAAGTCTTGCATCATACTTATTCGGATTCTGGAGTAGAACCCATCAGCATCGCTTTCCTGCCCTAGCCCCTGGCCCAGCCCCTTCTCCTCAACCTCAAG GCCCCATTATTGCTCACCCAGTGCATAGGCATCACAGAAGAAGGCATCATGCTTCCCCACCACCTTCATCTTTTTCGCCAGAAAGACAAG ATTGCAGCAGAACAACTTGTTCTGCTCCACTTACGTCGACTCCAATTGGTTCACCCTGTGGTTGTGTATATCCTATGCAAATTCAGCTTGATCTTGGCGTGGCACCGTATCAATTATTTCCCAGAATCGATGAGTTAGAAATTGAGGTTGCAGCAGGTACATTCCTGAAACAGAGTCAAGTTCGGATAATGGGTGCTGGGAGTAGTCTTCAAGATCCTGAAAAAACAACAGTAACCATCGATTTGGTGCCATTAGGCCAGAAATTTGATAGGACTTCAGCCTTACTGATTAGCAACAGATTTTTGCAAAAGAAGGTTCCAATAAACTCATCCGTTTTTGGTGACTATGTTGCTACATATGTTCATTATCCAG GCCTTCCTTCTTTAGTACCTATTCCTGGATCCTTGGGTCCAGTAAGCAGTAACGAGGACCCTTCTAGTGCAAATATACACAATAGAAGCCATCACAAGATTAACTCTAAAATGGTTGCCATAATTGCTCTGTCagctgtgatttttgttttgaCGTGCTTGGCCATTGGCATCGTTTGGAGATTCAATGGACTAAAACATTCTCATGCTATGGGCCCTATTTCAAGTTCTTCCATCACTAGAAAAGGAG CTATGAGGTCATCGTTCTCTGGTACAAGCAGCTCAGCAGCATCATTTGCTTCAACAATAGGAACCTGCACATCCACCGTAAAGACATTTACAATAACTGAGCTTGAGAAGGCCACAGAAAACTTCAGCTTCAGCAAAATAATAGGTGAAGGGGGTTATGGATGTGTTTATCGCGGTGTAATTGAAGATGGTGTTGAGGTTGCTGTCAAATTGCTTACTAGGAGACATCACAACAGAGATCGCGATTTCATTGCAGAGGTTGAGATGCTAAGTCGTTTACATCACCGCAATCTTGTCAAGCTGATTGGTATATGCATTGAACGGAGCACGAGGTGCTTGGTATTTGAGCTTGTTCCAAACGGAAGTGTTGAATCTCGTCTACATG GTCCAGATAAAATATATGGCCCGATTGATTTTGACACTAGAATGAAAATAGCCCTCGGCGCAGCAAGGGGACTAGCCTATCTGCATGAGGACGCCAACCCCCATGTCATTCACCGGGATTTCAAGGCAAGCAATGTTCTATTGGAAAACGATTTCACCCCCAAGGTTGCTGATTTTGGGCTGGCAAAGGAAGCATCAGACGGGGTGGATCATATTTCTACTCAGGTCATGGGGACTTTCGG GTACGTTGCCCCAGAGTATGCGATGACAGGGCATCTGCTTGTCAAGAGCGACGTCTACAGCTACGGTGTGGTGCTCCTCGAGCTGCTGTCAGGCCGAAAACCCGTGGACATGACCCAGCCACCGGGGTCCGAGAACCTGGTCACCTGGGCGCGCCCGCTCCTCACCACCCGGGAAGGACTGCAGCGGCTGGTGGACCCGTCGCTCCCGGCCGGTTACGACTTCGAGAAGCTGGCCAAGGCGGCGGCCATCGCGTCCATGTGCGTGCACGTCGAGGCGTCGCACCGGCCGTTCATGGGCGAGGTCGTGCAGGCACTGAAGCTGATCCACAGCGGCGGGGGCGGCGACGAGACCTGCAGCGGCTCCTTCGGAGGCGGCGCGACGGAGGAGTCCCCGTGGAACGACGTCAGCAGGAGCTCGTGGAACGACGACCCGCCGGCCACTCCGGGCCCGGCGCTCCCCCTGGGCTACGGCTCGGACCCTGCCGGCGCCGACGAGCGGAGGCCACGGTCGGCGTCGAACGCGGTGTTGGACAAGATCGAGTCGCTGGCGATGTACGATTGGTCCGGCCCGCTGCGCACCAAGGGGAAGCACAGCTTCTACAGGCTGAGGGGGAGCATGAGCGAGCACGGTCGCCCCTCGGACGACGGCAGCGTCGAAGGTTACTTGATGTAG
- the LOC136496538 gene encoding receptor-like serine/threonine-protein kinase ALE2 isoform X1: MPPRGAALLLLVLCAVQLGTSSSTTTSLASYLFGFWSRTHQHRFPALAPGPAPSPQPQGPIIAHPVHRHHRRRHHASPPPSSFSPERQDCSRTTCSAPLTSTPIGSPCGCVYPMQIQLDLGVAPYQLFPRIDELEIEVAAGTFLKQSQVRIMGAGSSLQDPEKTTVTIDLVPLGQKFDRTSALLISNRFLQKKVPINSSVFGDYVATYVHYPGLPSLVPIPGSLGPVSSNEDPSSANIHNRSHHKINSKMVAIIALSAVIFVLTCLAIGIVWRFNGLKHSHAMGPISSSSITRKGAMRSSFSGTSSSAASFASTIGTCTSTVKTFTITELEKATENFSFSKIIGEGGYGCVYRGVIEDGVEVAVKLLTRRHHNRDRDFIAEVEMLSRLHHRNLVKLIGICIERSTRCLVFELVPNGSVESRLHGPDKIYGPIDFDTRMKIALGAARGLAYLHEDANPHVIHRDFKASNVLLENDFTPKVADFGLAKEASDGVDHISTQVMGTFGYVAPEYAMTGHLLVKSDVYSYGVVLLELLSGRKPVDMTQPPGSENLVTWARPLLTTREGLQRLVDPSLPAGYDFEKLAKAAAIASMCVHVEASHRPFMGEVVQALKLIHSGGGGDETCSGSFGGGATEESPWNDVSRSSWNDDPPATPGPALPLGYGSDPAGADERRPRSASNAVLDKIESLAMYDWSGPLRTKGKHSFYRLRGSMSEHGRPSDDGSVEGYLM; the protein is encoded by the exons ATGCCGCCGCGGGGAGCGGCGCTACTCCTCCTCGTGCTCTGCG CAGTGCAACTCGGAACATCAAGCTCTACAACTACAAGTCTTGCATCATACTTATTCGGATTCTGGAGTAGAACCCATCAGCATCGCTTTCCTGCCCTAGCCCCTGGCCCAGCCCCTTCTCCTCAACCTCAAG GCCCCATTATTGCTCACCCAGTGCATAGGCATCACAGAAGAAGGCATCATGCTTCCCCACCACCTTCATCTTTTTCGCCAGAAAGACAAG ATTGCAGCAGAACAACTTGTTCTGCTCCACTTACGTCGACTCCAATTGGTTCACCCTGTGGTTGTGTATATCCTATGCAAATTCAGCTTGATCTTGGCGTGGCACCGTATCAATTATTTCCCAGAATCGATGAGTTAGAAATTGAGGTTGCAGCAGGTACATTCCTGAAACAGAGTCAAGTTCGGATAATGGGTGCTGGGAGTAGTCTTCAAGATCCTGAAAAAACAACAGTAACCATCGATTTGGTGCCATTAGGCCAGAAATTTGATAGGACTTCAGCCTTACTGATTAGCAACAGATTTTTGCAAAAGAAGGTTCCAATAAACTCATCCGTTTTTGGTGACTATGTTGCTACATATGTTCATTATCCAG GCCTTCCTTCTTTAGTACCTATTCCTGGATCCTTGGGTCCAGTAAGCAGTAACGAGGACCCTTCTAGTGCAAATATACACAATAGAAGCCATCACAAGATTAACTCTAAAATGGTTGCCATAATTGCTCTGTCagctgtgatttttgttttgaCGTGCTTGGCCATTGGCATCGTTTGGAGATTCAATGGACTAAAACATTCTCATGCTATGGGCCCTATTTCAAGTTCTTCCATCACTAGAAAAGGAG CTATGAGGTCATCGTTCTCTGGTACAAGCAGCTCAGCAGCATCATTTGCTTCAACAATAGGAACCTGCACATCCACCGTAAAGACATTTACAATAACTGAGCTTGAGAAGGCCACAGAAAACTTCAGCTTCAGCAAAATAATAGGTGAAGGGGGTTATGGATGTGTTTATCGCGGTGTAATTGAAGATGGTGTTGAGGTTGCTGTCAAATTGCTTACTAGGAGACATCACAACAGAGATCGCGATTTCATTGCAGAGGTTGAGATGCTAAGTCGTTTACATCACCGCAATCTTGTCAAGCTGATTGGTATATGCATTGAACGGAGCACGAGGTGCTTGGTATTTGAGCTTGTTCCAAACGGAAGTGTTGAATCTCGTCTACATG GTCCAGATAAAATATATGGCCCGATTGATTTTGACACTAGAATGAAAATAGCCCTCGGCGCAGCAAGGGGACTAGCCTATCTGCATGAGGACGCCAACCCCCATGTCATTCACCGGGATTTCAAGGCAAGCAATGTTCTATTGGAAAACGATTTCACCCCCAAGGTTGCTGATTTTGGGCTGGCAAAGGAAGCATCAGACGGGGTGGATCATATTTCTACTCAGGTCATGGGGACTTTCGG GTACGTTGCCCCAGAGTATGCGATGACAGGGCATCTGCTTGTCAAGAGCGACGTCTACAGCTACGGTGTGGTGCTCCTCGAGCTGCTGTCAGGCCGAAAACCCGTGGACATGACCCAGCCACCGGGGTCCGAGAACCTGGTCACCTGGGCGCGCCCGCTCCTCACCACCCGGGAAGGACTGCAGCGGCTGGTGGACCCGTCGCTCCCGGCCGGTTACGACTTCGAGAAGCTGGCCAAGGCGGCGGCCATCGCGTCCATGTGCGTGCACGTCGAGGCGTCGCACCGGCCGTTCATGGGCGAGGTCGTGCAGGCACTGAAGCTGATCCACAGCGGCGGGGGCGGCGACGAGACCTGCAGCGGCTCCTTCGGAGGCGGCGCGACGGAGGAGTCCCCGTGGAACGACGTCAGCAGGAGCTCGTGGAACGACGACCCGCCGGCCACTCCGGGCCCGGCGCTCCCCCTGGGCTACGGCTCGGACCCTGCCGGCGCCGACGAGCGGAGGCCACGGTCGGCGTCGAACGCGGTGTTGGACAAGATCGAGTCGCTGGCGATGTACGATTGGTCCGGCCCGCTGCGCACCAAGGGGAAGCACAGCTTCTACAGGCTGAGGGGGAGCATGAGCGAGCACGGTCGCCCCTCGGACGACGGCAGCGTCGAAGGTTACTTGATGTAG